From one Streptomyces sp. N50 genomic stretch:
- a CDS encoding class I adenylate-forming enzyme family protein codes for MNRRPWLATYPGDLPREIVPESESMLELFASTVSRFPDRTAIAYFDGAVSFRDLDQRSDALAIALTEGGFAAGDRLALYTQNNPAFVVGLLAAWKAGGVAVLVNPMSKARELSHLLRDSGATALLSLDDLYVSVAREVLDGGQTEVRQVFVASARDDQKRDDQRVIPVARTPAIPGALRLTDVCARHDDRKPEPVGVDAEKPAVLTYTSGTTGVPKAAINTHGNLAFNTHTYREWMKLSQDDVVLGIAPLFHITGLVGHVCVSLVVGSELVLAHRFDGTVVLDAIREHRPTFTVGAITAFNHLSGLPGATKDDFASLRAVYSGGAPIAPQLRDKILARTGMDIQNCYGMTETTSPTHAVPLGVAAPVDPGTGALSIGVPVFNTSVRVIDDDGTDVLPGETGELVVSGPQVTPGYWNKPEETADKLVDGELHTGDMGLMDEDGWFYLVGRKSDMIIASGYKVWPREVEDVLLGHRAVREAAVIGVPDEYRGQTVKAFVSLQPGRTTSPDALIVFCRDRMAAYKYPRVVEIVDELPRSPAGKILRRELR; via the coding sequence GTGAACCGCCGTCCCTGGCTGGCCACGTACCCCGGTGATCTACCGAGGGAGATCGTCCCCGAGTCCGAGTCGATGCTCGAACTGTTCGCGAGCACCGTCTCCAGGTTCCCCGACAGAACCGCGATCGCCTACTTCGACGGCGCCGTGTCCTTCCGAGACCTCGACCAGCGCTCGGACGCCCTGGCGATCGCCCTGACGGAGGGCGGCTTCGCCGCCGGCGACCGGCTCGCGCTCTACACCCAGAACAACCCGGCGTTCGTGGTGGGCCTCCTCGCGGCCTGGAAAGCCGGGGGCGTCGCGGTTCTCGTCAACCCCATGAGCAAGGCGCGTGAACTGTCCCACCTGCTCAGGGACTCGGGCGCGACGGCCCTGCTGAGCCTTGACGATCTGTACGTATCGGTCGCGCGTGAGGTGCTCGACGGCGGGCAGACCGAGGTGCGGCAGGTCTTCGTGGCATCCGCGCGCGACGACCAGAAGCGCGATGACCAACGAGTCATCCCGGTGGCGCGAACACCCGCGATCCCCGGGGCCCTCCGGCTGACGGACGTGTGCGCCCGACACGACGACCGCAAGCCGGAACCGGTCGGCGTGGACGCTGAGAAACCGGCGGTCCTGACCTACACCTCCGGCACTACCGGCGTGCCGAAGGCGGCGATCAACACGCACGGCAACCTGGCCTTCAACACCCACACCTACCGCGAGTGGATGAAGCTGAGCCAGGACGACGTCGTCCTCGGTATCGCTCCGCTGTTTCACATCACGGGGCTCGTCGGGCACGTCTGCGTCTCGTTGGTGGTCGGCTCGGAACTCGTGCTCGCTCACCGCTTCGATGGCACGGTCGTCCTGGACGCGATCCGCGAGCACCGGCCGACGTTCACCGTCGGCGCCATCACCGCCTTCAACCATCTCTCCGGACTGCCCGGGGCGACCAAGGACGACTTCGCCTCGCTTCGGGCGGTCTACTCCGGCGGCGCACCGATCGCACCCCAGCTGCGCGACAAGATCCTGGCCCGCACCGGGATGGACATCCAAAACTGCTACGGGATGACCGAGACCACCTCGCCGACGCACGCCGTGCCGCTGGGGGTGGCGGCGCCCGTCGATCCCGGCACGGGCGCTCTGTCGATCGGCGTGCCCGTCTTCAACACGTCCGTGCGCGTCATCGACGACGACGGCACGGATGTGCTGCCGGGAGAGACCGGCGAACTCGTCGTCTCCGGTCCGCAGGTCACCCCCGGCTACTGGAACAAGCCGGAGGAGACGGCGGACAAGCTCGTCGACGGCGAGCTCCACACCGGTGACATGGGCCTGATGGACGAAGACGGCTGGTTCTACCTGGTCGGCCGGAAGAGCGACATGATCATCGCTTCCGGCTACAAGGTGTGGCCCCGGGAGGTGGAGGACGTCCTCCTCGGCCACCGCGCCGTCCGTGAGGCCGCGGTGATCGGCGTCCCGGACGAATACCGCGGCCAGACGGTCAAGGCGTTCGTGTCCCTGCAGCCCGGGCGGACGACCAGTCCGGACGCCCTCATCGTGTTCTGCAGGGATCGTATGGCGGCCTACAAATACCCCCGTGTCGTCGAGATCGTCGACGAACTGCCCAGGAGCCCGGCCGGCAAGATCCTGCGGCGCGAGCTGCGGTGA
- a CDS encoding fumarylacetoacetate hydrolase family protein: MKLLTYRIGDKVSFGVLADDGVIDGAETLGGEATSIRELLERDLTGRLERLSAGRAATHSLAEIEYLPPVPDPAKILCVGVNYVDHREETGHVDKPEHPTFFSRFADTQVGHEQPVVHPPNTRQLDYEGEVAIVIGRHVSVIETDADARAAIAGLSAYNDLSARDWQLHNSQWLPGKNFRGVGSFGPHLVTLDEFDDLGSVRLTTRVNGELRQDATLDQLVFDFTAILGYVTGFTSLAPGDVIATGTPGGIGLAAKPPRFLAPGDVTEIEVSGVGVLRNEVVAASEDSR, from the coding sequence ATGAAGCTGCTCACCTACCGCATCGGCGACAAGGTGTCGTTCGGCGTCCTCGCGGATGACGGCGTCATCGACGGCGCCGAGACACTCGGCGGAGAGGCCACCTCGATCCGAGAGCTCCTGGAACGCGATCTCACGGGGCGACTGGAGCGGCTCAGCGCGGGCCGCGCGGCCACCCACTCGCTGGCCGAGATCGAGTACCTCCCGCCGGTCCCGGACCCGGCGAAGATCCTTTGTGTGGGCGTCAATTACGTCGACCACCGCGAAGAGACGGGGCACGTCGACAAGCCCGAACACCCCACCTTCTTCAGCCGGTTCGCCGATACGCAGGTCGGACACGAACAGCCCGTCGTCCATCCGCCGAACACAAGGCAGTTGGACTACGAGGGAGAGGTCGCGATCGTCATCGGCCGTCATGTGTCGGTGATCGAGACGGACGCCGACGCCCGGGCGGCGATCGCGGGACTGTCGGCCTACAACGACCTGAGCGCACGGGACTGGCAGTTGCACAACAGCCAGTGGCTGCCCGGCAAGAACTTCCGCGGGGTCGGTTCCTTCGGTCCCCACCTGGTCACGCTGGACGAGTTCGACGACCTCGGATCGGTACGGCTCACCACCCGGGTCAACGGCGAGCTGCGGCAGGACGCCACGCTGGACCAGCTCGTCTTCGACTTCACGGCGATTCTGGGGTACGTCACCGGGTTCACCTCCCTGGCTCCCGGCGACGTGATCGCCACCGGAACGCCGGGCGGTATCGGACTGGCCGCGAAGCCGCCGCGTTTCCTCGCCCCCGGCGACGTGACCGAGATCGAGGTGTCGGGCGTCGGGGTCCTCCGGAACGAAGTCGTGGCGGCGTCCGAGGACTCACGGTGA
- a CDS encoding flavin reductase family protein yields MAWTSLPASPSGSAESGATLEAARFRDVLSAVPTSVVVVTALDGGEPVGLAVGTFLSVSMNPPLVGFLPAATSSSFPRIRQAGAFCANVLTVNQQHVSQAFATSGADKFAGLSWRPAPVTGSPVLEGVAAWIDCRITTQHEAGDHFIVIGEVADLDAAPEETPLVFHRRRYTGAVGPTAA; encoded by the coding sequence ATGGCATGGACATCTCTACCGGCCTCACCGAGCGGCTCTGCCGAGAGTGGGGCGACCCTGGAAGCCGCACGCTTCCGCGACGTCCTCTCCGCGGTGCCCACCAGCGTTGTCGTGGTGACCGCCCTGGACGGCGGCGAGCCGGTCGGGCTGGCCGTCGGCACCTTCCTCTCGGTGTCGATGAACCCACCACTGGTCGGGTTTCTCCCCGCGGCGACGTCGAGCAGCTTCCCCCGCATACGACAGGCCGGCGCCTTCTGCGCGAATGTGCTGACCGTGAACCAGCAGCACGTCTCCCAGGCGTTCGCCACGAGTGGCGCCGACAAGTTCGCCGGCCTGTCCTGGCGTCCGGCGCCGGTGACCGGATCGCCCGTGCTGGAGGGCGTGGCCGCGTGGATCGACTGCCGGATCACGACCCAGCACGAGGCCGGGGACCACTTCATCGTCATCGGTGAGGTCGCCGATCTCGACGCCGCGCCGGAAGAGACACCGCTGGTGTTCCACCGTCGCCGCTACACGGGCGCCGTCGGGCCCACCGCGGCCTGA
- a CDS encoding cysteine hydrolase → MTDFDPARTAVINIHWQYDIVTPEGAFGPFFAEGVQRHGVIAKNQRLTRAARAAGASVIHIRTAFRPGYSDLIINCPLMALVEERKALVDGTRGADLIEELTPEPGELTITHTRLTGFHGTDLNGILRGKGIDTVVLSGVATDHAVQGTAREAVNHGYRTLIVSDACSAANDETHQAALDTFTLLGEIVTTQDVEAAFSR, encoded by the coding sequence ATGACCGATTTCGATCCAGCCCGTACCGCCGTCATCAACATCCACTGGCAGTACGACATCGTGACACCCGAGGGTGCTTTCGGACCGTTCTTCGCCGAGGGAGTACAGCGGCACGGCGTCATCGCCAAGAACCAGCGGCTCACCCGGGCGGCCCGAGCCGCGGGAGCCTCCGTGATCCACATCCGGACGGCCTTCCGGCCCGGCTACAGCGATCTGATCATCAACTGTCCTCTGATGGCCCTGGTGGAGGAGCGCAAGGCCCTCGTCGACGGAACGCGCGGCGCTGATCTCATCGAGGAACTCACCCCCGAGCCCGGCGAGTTGACGATCACCCACACCCGTCTCACCGGCTTTCACGGCACCGACCTCAACGGGATCCTGCGCGGCAAGGGCATCGACACCGTCGTCCTCTCCGGGGTCGCCACCGACCACGCCGTCCAGGGCACCGCCCGCGAGGCGGTCAACCACGGCTACCGCACCCTCATCGTCTCCGACGCGTGCTCGGCGGCCAACGACGAGACGCACCAGGCCGCCCTGGACACCTTCACGCTGCTGGGCGAGATCGTCACCACCCAGGATGTCGAGGCCGCCTTCTCCCGCTGA
- a CDS encoding cupin domain-containing protein, translating to MPTVTPPARMQYIRPFDPDQAIDTGFPGYRAQFLSHLESAILINSHIEEGGCGPGLHYHHVDQLYYLVEGTMNVQLGHEVQHIDAGTLVFIPAGLAHRNWNDGPGAETHFEMLIPAPGPMAQLAYMVDSPDDVPASHRTDNPGYTRRVDPDALDEAMPGLRMLALASPATGARHTVVNYMEVAPGGAGPGTHIHAFDQYYLVLEGELTVEIALEKHVVGPRTLVVLPAGVPHRQYNAGTVTEKHLAVLSPAPEPVKPWDSGVDFSANGHDATGPQSVFEQVGAGRS from the coding sequence ATGCCGACCGTCACACCGCCCGCCCGCATGCAGTACATCCGCCCCTTCGACCCGGACCAGGCCATCGACACGGGGTTCCCCGGCTACCGCGCGCAGTTCCTCTCCCACCTGGAGAGCGCGATCCTGATCAACAGCCATATCGAGGAAGGCGGTTGCGGCCCCGGCCTGCACTACCACCACGTCGACCAGCTGTACTACCTGGTCGAGGGAACCATGAACGTCCAACTGGGGCACGAGGTCCAGCACATCGATGCCGGCACCCTCGTCTTCATCCCGGCGGGGCTGGCACACCGCAACTGGAACGACGGGCCGGGCGCCGAGACCCACTTCGAGATGCTGATCCCCGCTCCCGGGCCGATGGCCCAGCTGGCGTACATGGTGGACTCTCCCGACGACGTACCGGCCTCCCACCGCACCGACAACCCCGGATACACCCGGCGCGTCGATCCCGACGCCCTGGACGAAGCGATGCCGGGTCTCAGGATGCTGGCGCTGGCCAGTCCGGCGACCGGCGCTCGGCACACGGTCGTCAACTACATGGAAGTCGCTCCCGGCGGGGCCGGCCCGGGCACCCACATCCATGCCTTCGACCAGTACTACCTGGTGCTGGAGGGGGAACTGACCGTCGAGATCGCGCTGGAGAAGCATGTCGTCGGCCCCCGCACGCTGGTGGTACTGCCGGCCGGTGTGCCGCACCGGCAGTACAACGCGGGCACGGTGACGGAGAAGCATCTGGCGGTTCTCTCGCCCGCGCCGGAACCGGTGAAGCCCTGGGACAGCGGTGTCGACTTCAGCGCAAACGGCCACGACGCCACCGGCCCGCAGTCCGTCTTCGAGCAGGTCGGAGCGGGGCGGTCATGA
- a CDS encoding DUF3500 domain-containing protein yields the protein MTSLHGGYRPRPERLALKRGAVDFSDDDGVAAIMKLVAGAELPPVGETAGDPFVGITTDGQPLTDLFTLADEGAPTERAVHNARGYLDQLTAEQQALGVLPVDATEWRVWSNAFLTFPEHGLLLQELPGPVQDAALSVIEATVSPEGYALMREAMRLNADLGKLVGKYPDTLTEYCYRFTLFGEPSLQQPWGWQLAGHHIDLHAVFIGGQLVLTPTFLGVEFGGEAVFSDHRERAREFMESLSAAQRDRALLYGSMLSADLPPELSGIVDGRHRAAAGRDNRVLPYVGLAGDLLTPGQRELLLSLTDPYLENLPPEPRAHRRDQIERFLGDTHLGWIGTWDPHAPFYYRVHSPVVLIEYDNHAGIFLDNDEPEPYHVHTIVRTPNGGDYGKDLLRQHYAHQHQHQHPHT from the coding sequence ATGACCTCTCTGCACGGTGGGTACCGGCCGCGCCCGGAGCGCCTGGCGCTGAAGCGGGGCGCGGTGGACTTCTCCGACGACGACGGTGTGGCGGCGATCATGAAGCTCGTCGCGGGCGCGGAGCTGCCGCCGGTGGGGGAGACCGCCGGCGATCCCTTCGTGGGGATCACGACCGACGGGCAGCCCCTGACCGACCTCTTCACCCTGGCCGACGAGGGCGCACCGACAGAGCGGGCGGTGCACAACGCACGGGGTTATCTGGACCAGCTCACGGCGGAGCAACAGGCGCTCGGCGTGCTGCCGGTCGACGCCACCGAATGGCGGGTGTGGTCCAACGCCTTTCTTACGTTCCCCGAACACGGCCTGCTGCTGCAGGAGCTGCCCGGGCCCGTGCAGGATGCGGCGCTGTCGGTGATCGAAGCCACCGTGAGCCCCGAGGGCTACGCGCTGATGCGCGAGGCGATGCGTCTCAACGCCGACCTGGGCAAGCTGGTCGGCAAGTACCCGGACACACTCACCGAGTACTGCTACCGGTTCACCCTGTTCGGCGAGCCCTCGCTCCAGCAGCCGTGGGGCTGGCAGCTGGCGGGTCACCACATCGATCTCCACGCGGTCTTCATCGGCGGCCAGTTGGTGCTCACACCGACCTTCCTGGGCGTGGAGTTCGGCGGTGAGGCCGTGTTCTCCGACCATCGCGAGCGCGCCCGGGAGTTCATGGAGTCCCTGAGCGCGGCGCAGCGCGACCGGGCCCTGCTGTACGGCTCGATGCTGTCCGCGGACCTTCCGCCCGAGCTGTCAGGCATCGTCGACGGCCGCCACCGCGCGGCAGCGGGCCGGGACAACCGGGTGCTCCCCTACGTCGGTCTGGCGGGCGACCTGCTGACGCCGGGCCAGCGAGAGCTGCTGCTGTCGCTCACCGACCCCTACCTGGAGAACCTGCCACCGGAGCCTCGTGCGCACCGCCGCGACCAGATCGAGCGCTTCCTCGGCGACACCCACCTGGGGTGGATCGGGACGTGGGACCCCCACGCGCCCTTCTACTACCGGGTGCACAGTCCGGTCGTGCTGATCGAGTACGACAACCACGCCGGCATCTTCCTAGACAACGACGAACCCGAGCCGTACCACGTGCACACCATCGTGCGCACCCCCAACGGCGGTGACTACGGCAAGGACCTGCTGCGGCAGCACTACGCGCACCAGCACCAGCACCAGCACCCGCACACGTGA
- a CDS encoding LLM class flavin-dependent oxidoreductase, with product MDVGFMPGIRRHPEELRSLQQIYQEHIDDAVYAEQLGFTHVWFGEHHFSSDQAAPSPFPVLTAIAGRTSRIRIGTYLTVLPFQHPLLVAEEAATLDILSGGRFELTVGAGSFNEEFRTFNVDAAERQGRLYEGLDIILKCFTEEEFSHQGKYFTFPDVRMTTKPLQEKLPVWVAASGPVGVKRVARRGLNVAGASAFGPQIVELFDSELRAHGHNPADHGSGLLAMVHIAEDEDQAWAEAARGVHHWLSWLAGHEFVGMGVTSGKPDVPEPAKLRDWAANPLIPYHVGTPDQVAESLLKSVRSARHTNLALSFRQVFMDTAAVHHSMDLFAEHVMPELRAWQHPTTTAASDK from the coding sequence ATGGACGTCGGTTTCATGCCCGGCATTCGTCGGCACCCCGAGGAGCTGCGCAGCCTGCAGCAGATCTACCAGGAGCACATCGACGACGCGGTATACGCCGAGCAGCTCGGATTCACCCACGTCTGGTTCGGTGAACATCACTTCTCGTCGGATCAGGCGGCCCCCAGCCCGTTCCCGGTGCTGACCGCGATCGCAGGCCGCACGAGCCGGATCCGCATCGGCACCTACCTGACCGTGCTGCCCTTCCAGCATCCGCTCCTGGTGGCCGAGGAGGCCGCCACGCTCGACATCCTCTCCGGGGGCCGATTCGAACTCACCGTGGGCGCCGGGTCGTTCAACGAGGAGTTCCGCACCTTCAACGTCGACGCCGCCGAACGTCAAGGCCGCCTCTACGAAGGGCTGGACATCATCCTCAAGTGTTTCACCGAGGAAGAGTTCAGCCATCAGGGCAAGTACTTCACCTTCCCCGACGTGCGGATGACCACCAAACCGTTGCAGGAGAAGCTGCCGGTCTGGGTCGCCGCCAGCGGTCCTGTCGGAGTGAAGCGTGTCGCGCGCCGAGGACTGAACGTCGCCGGTGCCTCCGCGTTCGGTCCGCAGATCGTGGAACTGTTCGACAGCGAGCTGCGCGCCCACGGGCACAACCCCGCCGACCACGGGTCAGGGCTCCTGGCCATGGTGCACATCGCCGAGGACGAGGACCAGGCTTGGGCCGAGGCCGCCCGCGGGGTCCATCACTGGCTCAGCTGGCTCGCCGGTCACGAATTTGTGGGGATGGGAGTCACCAGTGGAAAACCGGACGTGCCCGAACCCGCGAAGCTGCGTGACTGGGCCGCCAACCCACTGATCCCGTACCACGTCGGCACCCCCGACCAGGTCGCCGAATCGCTGCTCAAGAGTGTCAGGTCGGCTCGACACACGAACCTCGCCCTTTCCTTCCGCCAGGTGTTCATGGACACGGCCGCGGTCCACCACTCCATGGACCTGTTCGCCGAACACGTCATGCCCGAACTCCGGGCCTGGCAGCACCCCACGACCACCGCCGCTTCAGACAAGTGA
- a CDS encoding NADP-dependent oxidoreductase — translation MRAAVVNSFGGPEVVEVVDTEVPEPGAGEVRIKVAAAALNPCDIAARSGVYGGEGQRIGLGWDVAGTIDAVGEQSDWKVGDNVVALLFGLVKPLGTHAEYVVVPADAVAKAPTTVDWAHAATLPLNTLTALQALDLLELTEGQSVLVTGAAGAVGAYAVQLAARRGLVVTGQAREGDEEFVRSLGAAHVTSGEPKSVDAVLDAAVLGEQALAWVRDGGAYVGLLPPLVPPAERGVRTHAVEVNADGASLAELVRLADEGALTLRVAGTYALEDAAKAHARFAEGGVRGRLVLLPS, via the coding sequence ATGCGTGCTGCAGTAGTGAACAGCTTCGGCGGACCCGAGGTCGTGGAGGTCGTGGACACCGAGGTGCCCGAGCCGGGGGCGGGGGAGGTGCGGATCAAGGTGGCCGCGGCGGCGTTGAACCCGTGTGACATCGCGGCCCGTTCCGGGGTCTACGGGGGAGAGGGACAGCGGATAGGGCTCGGCTGGGACGTCGCCGGGACGATCGACGCGGTCGGCGAGCAGAGTGACTGGAAGGTCGGAGACAACGTCGTTGCGCTCCTCTTCGGCCTGGTCAAGCCGCTGGGCACCCATGCCGAATACGTCGTCGTACCCGCGGACGCCGTCGCCAAGGCGCCCACGACGGTGGACTGGGCGCACGCCGCGACCCTGCCGCTGAACACGCTGACCGCGCTCCAGGCCCTGGATCTCCTGGAGTTGACGGAGGGACAGTCGGTCCTGGTGACCGGCGCCGCGGGCGCGGTCGGCGCCTACGCCGTGCAACTCGCCGCCCGCCGCGGGCTCGTGGTGACAGGCCAGGCGCGGGAGGGCGACGAGGAGTTCGTACGGTCGCTGGGGGCGGCGCACGTCACGAGCGGGGAGCCGAAGAGCGTCGACGCGGTCCTGGACGCGGCGGTCCTCGGTGAGCAGGCCCTCGCATGGGTGCGCGACGGCGGCGCCTACGTCGGCCTCCTGCCGCCCTTGGTGCCGCCGGCGGAGCGTGGCGTGCGGACCCATGCCGTCGAGGTGAACGCCGACGGGGCAAGCCTGGCCGAACTGGTCCGGCTCGCGGACGAGGGAGCGCTGACCCTCCGAGTGGCCGGGACCTACGCCCTGGAGGACGCGGCCAAGGCGCACGCCCGGTTCGCGGAGGGCGGGGTGCGGGGGCGGTTGGTGCTGCTCCCTTCGTAA
- a CDS encoding alpha/beta hydrolase: protein MTSASAKYGSAFAEGVAQADGHPIRYFRAGSGDTLVVIHSAVGIRFTPMLDRLAEQYDVILFALPGWGDEPDDGRDLTLTELADTVHQATQDLGLKSFHLLGSTLGGDVALNVALDHPERVASLVLDTPGTFHEGADPSPGNGTPEEALAKVRVHPEREPVFVPPHPDSQARMFALISRLQGANPDYSKQIAERLPELSVRTLVVFGEKDGLIPPRNGRTFARLIPTAASSSCTMPRTTCRATAPRIWAP, encoded by the coding sequence ATGACATCCGCATCCGCAAAGTACGGTTCCGCCTTCGCCGAAGGCGTCGCCCAAGCCGACGGTCACCCCATCCGGTACTTCCGCGCCGGCTCCGGCGACACCCTCGTCGTGATCCACAGCGCCGTCGGTATCCGCTTCACCCCCATGCTCGACCGCCTCGCCGAGCAGTACGACGTCATCCTCTTCGCACTGCCCGGCTGGGGCGACGAGCCCGACGACGGCCGCGACCTGACACTCACGGAACTGGCCGACACCGTCCACCAGGCGACCCAGGACCTCGGACTCAAGAGCTTCCACCTGCTCGGAAGCACGCTGGGCGGCGACGTCGCCCTCAACGTCGCCCTCGATCACCCGGAACGGGTGGCCTCTCTCGTCCTCGACACGCCGGGCACGTTCCACGAAGGGGCCGACCCCTCACCGGGGAACGGCACACCTGAGGAAGCCCTTGCCAAGGTTCGCGTCCACCCCGAGCGGGAGCCGGTCTTCGTACCGCCTCACCCCGACTCCCAGGCCCGGATGTTCGCGTTGATCTCCAGGCTCCAGGGAGCGAACCCCGACTACTCGAAGCAGATCGCCGAACGTCTGCCTGAACTTTCCGTTCGCACGCTGGTGGTGTTCGGCGAGAAGGACGGCTTGATCCCGCCCCGGAACGGACGCACTTTCGCCCGCCTCATCCCGACTGCAGCTTCGTCCTCCTGCACGATGCCGCGCACGACGTGCAGGGCGACCGCGCCGAGGATCTGGGCGCCCTAG
- the hmgA gene encoding homogentisate 1,2-dioxygenase, which yields MTTVDRSLTDITGPASARDLAYLSGFGNQHVTEAVPGALPQGRNSPQKAPLGLYSEQLSGTSFTAPRQDNLRTWVYRIRPSAKHSPFRQVDAGGLAASPIANAAPSPNRLRWDPYEFPAEPKTFVESLFTIGGNGDVRAQLGVAIHMYAAARSMDREYFVNSDGEMLIVPQQGGLRVATELGVLAVSPGEILVVPRGLRFKVELPDGVARGYALENYGQIFRLPELGPIGANGLANHRDFLYPTAAFEDRDEEVRVFNKYLGNLWVSHYDHSPLDVVGWHGSLAPYKYDLSNFMVIGTISFDHPDPSIYTVLTSPSGIPGTANADFAIFPDRWLVAENTFRPPWFHRNVMSEFVGLVHGTYDAKAEGFLPGGASLHNCFASHGPDRETYETASTAELKPRKIDNGLTFLFETRLPVIPTAAALALPTLQDDYDAVWDGLQRHFED from the coding sequence ATGACCACAGTTGACAGGTCACTCACCGACATCACCGGACCGGCTTCCGCGCGCGACCTCGCGTATCTCTCGGGTTTCGGCAACCAGCACGTCACCGAAGCCGTCCCGGGGGCCCTTCCGCAGGGCCGCAACAGCCCGCAGAAGGCACCGCTGGGGCTCTACTCCGAGCAGCTGAGCGGCACCTCGTTCACCGCGCCGCGCCAGGACAACCTGCGCACGTGGGTCTACCGCATCCGACCGTCCGCGAAGCACTCCCCGTTCCGGCAGGTCGATGCCGGCGGCCTGGCCGCGAGCCCGATCGCGAACGCCGCTCCCTCCCCCAACCGCCTGCGGTGGGACCCCTACGAATTCCCCGCCGAGCCGAAGACGTTCGTCGAGTCGCTGTTCACCATCGGCGGCAACGGCGATGTGCGCGCGCAGTTGGGCGTCGCCATCCACATGTACGCCGCGGCCAGGTCGATGGACCGCGAGTACTTCGTCAACAGCGACGGCGAGATGCTGATCGTCCCGCAGCAGGGTGGTCTGCGCGTCGCCACGGAACTCGGCGTCCTCGCGGTCTCCCCCGGCGAGATCCTCGTCGTCCCCCGCGGCCTCCGCTTCAAGGTGGAGCTGCCCGACGGCGTGGCCCGCGGATACGCCCTGGAGAACTACGGCCAGATCTTCAGGCTGCCCGAACTCGGCCCGATCGGCGCCAACGGCCTGGCCAACCACCGGGACTTCCTGTACCCGACGGCGGCCTTCGAGGACCGGGACGAGGAGGTGCGGGTCTTCAACAAGTACCTCGGCAACCTGTGGGTCTCCCACTACGACCACTCCCCCCTCGACGTCGTCGGCTGGCACGGCAGCCTCGCGCCCTACAAGTACGACCTGAGCAACTTCATGGTGATCGGCACGATCTCCTTCGACCATCCGGACCCGTCGATCTACACCGTGCTGACCTCGCCCAGCGGAATCCCCGGGACGGCGAACGCCGACTTCGCGATCTTCCCCGACCGCTGGCTCGTCGCCGAGAACACCTTCCGTCCGCCGTGGTTCCACCGCAACGTCATGAGCGAGTTCGTGGGGCTCGTGCACGGCACCTACGACGCGAAGGCCGAGGGCTTCCTCCCCGGCGGGGCCAGCCTGCACAACTGCTTCGCCTCGCACGGCCCCGACCGTGAGACCTACGAGACCGCCAGCACGGCGGAGCTCAAGCCTCGCAAGATCGACAACGGTCTCACGTTCCTGTTCGAGACCCGACTGCCCGTCATCCCGACCGCCGCCGCCCTCGCGCTGCCGACGCTCCAGGACGACTACGACGCGGTCTGGGACGGCCTCCAGCGTCACTTCGAGGACTGA